The Chloroflexota bacterium genomic sequence ACTTGGACGGATAGAGTCAATCTGCGCAGCTATCAGCATTGAGTCCTCAACCGGCAGTCTCGCCCCACCAAGCCAAGTCTCGTACCTGGAACATGATTAGGTTAAGATAGGGTAACAAGAGAAGCGCGCGGGGATACGAGTGCCCTCGCAGGGGCGGCATGGTGAAATCACCAATTGCTGGTCGTGCCCTGCGCGCCTGGTGTGAGACACACCCACGCAATGGGCGCTGAGAGTCAGGAGAAAAGAAAGTCTATGGAGAAATTAGCGATTCGCGGCGGCACGCCGGTATGTACAACAAAGTTCCCTTCCTGGCCTCAGCACGATGAGCGGGAAAAGGAACTCTTGCACCAGGTGTTGGAGAGCAGCCGATGGGGCGGCACGGCCCACGGCCCGATGGTCATGGAACTCAACGCGCGTTTCTGCGACTACCACGACGCCTTGTTTGGGATACCGCTTACGAGCTGCACCGCGGGCCTGGACATCGGCCTGCGGGCTTTTGACATCGGACCCGGCGACGAGGTGATCGTGCCGGCCTTCACCTTCATGGCCACGGCTTTTGCGCCCATGTACGTCGGCGCTGACGTGGTGTTTGCCGACGTAGACCCCAACTCGCTCTGTCTCGATCCGGCGGCAGTGGCCGCTGCTATCACGCCCCGCACCCGCGCCATCATACCCGTGCACTTTGGCGGCTATCCCGCACAGATTGACGAACTCGGCGCCATTGCAAAGGCTCACGACCTGGCCGTCATCGTCGATTGCGCTCACGCTCACGGCACCGAATGGGCCGGCAAGAAGGTGGGCGGCTGGGGCGACCTGAATTCCTACAGCTTCAACCAGGCCAAGAACATGACCTGCGGCGAGGGCGGCCTGGCGACCACCGACAACGAAGCCCTGTGGGAACGCTGCTTCTACACGCTGGCGTGCTTTGGCCGCAAGAACGGCCGCCCCTGGTACGAGCACCACGAGCTCGGCCAGGCCTACCCCATGAACGAATTCCAGGCCGCCGTCTGCCTGCCGCAACTCGAGCGGCTCGACGAGCACACGAAGCGGCGCAACCAAAACGCGGCGTATCTCTCCAGCATGCTCACGGAGATCCCCGGTCTCACGGTGCAGGAACTAGCGCCGGAGGTCACGCAGCACGGCTACCACATCTACCCCATGCGTCTGGATGCCGAGGAGTTCGGCACCGACCGTGAGACCTTCCTGCAGGCGGTGCAGGCGGAGGGCATCGGCATATCCAGCGGCTACCCGTGGCCGCTGTATGACAACCCCATGTTCGATAAGTCCGACGGCTCGGTGAAAGGTGCCATCGGCGGTTTTCGCACTGAGCCGTGTCCGGTCACCGAGCGGCTTTGCCACGAGGAAGCGGCCTGGATCGGCCAGACCAC encodes the following:
- a CDS encoding DegT/DnrJ/EryC1/StrS family aminotransferase produces the protein MEKLAIRGGTPVCTTKFPSWPQHDEREKELLHQVLESSRWGGTAHGPMVMELNARFCDYHDALFGIPLTSCTAGLDIGLRAFDIGPGDEVIVPAFTFMATAFAPMYVGADVVFADVDPNSLCLDPAAVAAAITPRTRAIIPVHFGGYPAQIDELGAIAKAHDLAVIVDCAHAHGTEWAGKKVGGWGDLNSYSFNQAKNMTCGEGGLATTDNEALWERCFYTLACFGRKNGRPWYEHHELGQAYPMNEFQAAVCLPQLERLDEHTKRRNQNAAYLSSMLTEIPGLTVQELAPEVTQHGYHIYPMRLDAEEFGTDRETFLQAVQAEGIGISSGYPWPLYDNPMFDKSDGSVKGAIGGFRTEPCPVTERLCHEEAAWIGQTTLLADQSAMDDIAAAIAKVQRNVDQLQAVYS